A DNA window from Streptomyces canus contains the following coding sequences:
- a CDS encoding LPXTG cell wall anchor domain-containing protein, protein MLTATAAGTLLGALWFVPSANATQDSPARTEPSPQVTAQARVTTTSAETSVDDTRLADTGSFDTTPYVVGGTLFLTLGAGFVVYSVRRERLGF, encoded by the coding sequence TTGCTGACCGCCACCGCCGCGGGGACCCTTCTGGGTGCCCTGTGGTTCGTCCCGTCCGCCAACGCGACCCAGGACAGTCCGGCGAGAACAGAGCCGTCCCCGCAGGTCACGGCACAGGCGCGGGTCACGACCACGAGCGCGGAGACGTCCGTGGACGACACCCGGCTCGCCGACACCGGCAGCTTCGACACCACGCCGTACGTCGTCGGCGGCACCCTGTTCCTCACTCTGGGTGCGGGCTTCGTCGTCTATTCGGTGCGCCGGGAACGGCTGGGCTTCTGA
- a CDS encoding ABC transporter permease, which translates to MFFTYLRRELRRRRKAALVVASGLALGIALVIVVSSVSSGMGKAQDKVLQSLYGLGTDMTVTKAAQPQASSSERPRFQFDAQDNGSDSEQSSDRVLVQGFQTLSTSTVTKVDQQTGVSDAVGGLSLQVIKVSGQFTRGQFQQNQNGGNQQGGPGGNGGGSGPPQGEVRGGGANFDVNSYSVFGTDVTKAALGPLTSSKITSGRTFTSAETAAKVAVVDSAYAKEKKLKVGSTVTIKSVKFKVIGIATADSGDAAANVYIPLAQAQTLSDSKNKVTTIYVKATDSQKIDSVKSTIQKNISGTTVTTSADLADTVSGSLSTASSLATNVGKWLSIAVLVAAFLVAGLLTSSAVSRRVREFGTLKALGWKSGRVTRQVVGEAMVNGLLGGALGIALGLAGAYVVTAISPTLQAQLGGGGGGAGGPGGGGGFGGPGRQVAAKTLDVALTAPVSLTTVAIAVGLAVAGGLIAGAFGGWRASRLRPADALRRVE; encoded by the coding sequence ATGTTCTTCACCTACCTGAGGCGCGAACTGCGCCGCCGCAGAAAGGCGGCCCTCGTCGTCGCCTCCGGGCTCGCGCTCGGGATCGCGCTGGTCATCGTGGTCAGCTCCGTGTCGTCCGGCATGGGGAAGGCCCAGGACAAGGTCCTCCAGTCGCTGTACGGGCTGGGCACCGACATGACGGTCACCAAGGCCGCCCAGCCACAGGCCAGTTCGTCGGAGCGGCCGCGTTTCCAGTTCGACGCGCAGGACAACGGCTCCGACTCGGAGCAGAGCAGCGACCGGGTCCTGGTGCAGGGGTTCCAGACCCTGTCCACCTCCACGGTCACCAAGGTCGACCAGCAGACCGGGGTCTCGGACGCGGTCGGCGGGCTGAGTCTGCAAGTCATCAAGGTGAGCGGGCAGTTCACTCGCGGACAGTTCCAGCAGAACCAGAACGGCGGCAACCAGCAGGGCGGTCCCGGAGGCAACGGCGGCGGCAGCGGGCCGCCTCAGGGTGAAGTGCGGGGCGGTGGCGCCAACTTCGACGTCAACAGCTACTCCGTCTTCGGCACCGACGTCACCAAGGCGGCCCTCGGCCCGCTGACCTCCTCCAAGATCACCAGCGGACGTACGTTCACGTCGGCCGAGACCGCCGCGAAGGTCGCCGTCGTCGACTCCGCGTACGCCAAGGAGAAGAAGCTCAAGGTCGGCTCCACCGTCACCATCAAGAGCGTCAAGTTCAAGGTGATCGGTATCGCCACCGCGGACAGCGGGGACGCTGCCGCCAACGTCTACATCCCCCTCGCTCAGGCGCAGACCCTCAGCGACTCGAAGAACAAGGTCACCACGATCTACGTCAAGGCGACCGACTCGCAGAAGATCGACTCCGTCAAGTCGACGATCCAGAAGAACATCTCGGGTACGACGGTGACGACCTCGGCGGATCTCGCGGACACGGTGTCGGGGTCGCTGTCGACGGCCTCCTCGCTCGCCACCAACGTCGGCAAGTGGCTGTCCATCGCCGTGCTCGTCGCGGCCTTCCTCGTCGCCGGTCTGCTGACCTCGTCCGCCGTCTCACGCCGGGTGCGGGAGTTCGGCACGCTCAAGGCACTGGGCTGGAAGTCGGGGCGGGTGACCCGGCAGGTCGTCGGCGAGGCGATGGTCAACGGGCTGCTGGGCGGTGCGCTGGGTATCGCGCTCGGTCTCGCGGGGGCGTACGTCGTGACGGCCATCAGCCCCACACTGCAGGCGCAGTTGGGCGGTGGCGGTGGCGGTGCCGGTGGTCCCGGTGGTGGGGGTGGCTTCGGCGGCCCCGGTCGCCAGGTGGCTGCCAAGACGCTGGACGTTGCCCTGACGGCCCCGGTCAGTCTCACGACCGTGGCGATCGCGGTGGGCCTGGCGGTGGCGGGCGGTCTCATCGCGGGAGCGTTCGGGGGCTGGCGTGCGTCCCGGCTGCGGCCGGCGGACGCGTTGCGCCGCGTCGAGTAG
- a CDS encoding S8 family peptidase, with protein MKKACAATIATAAAVALAAGMTSPASADSQQTASVAQTNKAQLTPKHRITLITGDRVVVDAKGRVVGLEPAKGREHIPVQLRKADGHTYVLPSDVVRLVSTGKLDQRLFDVTELNKAATRKSQSKGLKVIVGYKGAASAAKGDVRDAGTLRHTLASLNADAVQTPKEDAPELWDAVTNGDKTASGIAHVWLDGVRKASLDKSVPQIGAPTAWAKGYNGKGVKIAVLDTGIDATHPDLKDQVIAAKNFSTSADATDKFGHGTHVASIAAGTGAKSGGKYKGVAPGAKLLNGKVLSDDGYGEDSEILAGMEWAAEQGADVVNLSLGGGDTPEIDPLEAEVNKLSQTKGILFAIAAGNEGGFGDQTIGSPGSAASALTVGAVDDKDKLASFSSTGPGLDGQIKPDVTAPGVDITAAAAPGSLIDKEVGEKPAGYLTISGTSMATPHVAGAAAILKQEHPDWGYAELKGALTGSAKGGKYTPFQQGSGRIQVDKAITQTVVADPVSVSFGTQQWPHTDDKPDTKQVTYRNLGTKDVTLKLSSTATNPKGQAAPAGFFKLGATTVTVPANGGKASVDLIVNTKLGGTLDGAYSAYVTATGGGQTVRTAAAVQREVESYDVTLKVLGRDGQPTKNYSSDLSGISGLGNGKWYSPYDEDGTVTVRVPKGGYVLSTTTFVDPEDVTKGTDWMVQPKLNVTKSTTVTLDARKAKPVDITVPDAAAKSEFASPGFQIETPDGGYGFGWFLDSYTGFNTAHIGPQVTDGSLTEQFDGHWSKGATEQYDTVAGGKVKQFATGYTKHYKASELAKVKVGMGAASSGKKGSINAVGWLPGSFSASSMGIQQTLPGTRTLHLSTLSGVKWQMDFEQTGGVDQDGFPVSEAYYTLGAAQSFKGGKSYGKTFNTAVFGPHLNADFGLYRDGNEIFGYLPLFADSNSHAGSSVFTSVNTTLYKNGVKVGSNDDPLFGEKTFKVPAGQASYKLTTSVKRSVKVAAASTRIDASWTFASKKTADLTKLPASMVRFNAATGLDSRVEAGKTVKIPLTVEGSAKGSNLKSLAVYVSYDYGQTWKKVTVSGGKITVKNPAKGKAISFHAKIADKKGNKSTISIYNAYYAK; from the coding sequence GTGAAAAAGGCATGCGCGGCGACGATCGCCACGGCAGCCGCGGTAGCGCTCGCGGCGGGCATGACCAGCCCGGCGTCGGCGGACTCGCAGCAGACGGCGAGCGTCGCGCAGACCAACAAGGCGCAGCTCACGCCCAAGCACCGCATCACCCTGATCACCGGTGACCGCGTCGTCGTGGACGCGAAGGGCCGCGTGGTGGGCCTGGAGCCCGCGAAGGGCCGCGAGCACATACCCGTTCAGCTCCGCAAGGCCGACGGCCACACCTATGTGCTGCCGTCCGACGTCGTCCGCCTGGTGTCGACCGGCAAGCTCGACCAGCGGCTCTTCGACGTCACCGAGCTCAACAAGGCCGCCACCCGCAAGTCCCAGAGCAAGGGACTGAAGGTGATCGTCGGTTACAAGGGCGCGGCGAGCGCGGCCAAGGGCGACGTCCGGGACGCGGGTACGCTCCGCCACACCCTGGCCTCCCTGAACGCCGACGCGGTACAGACGCCGAAGGAGGACGCGCCCGAGCTGTGGGACGCGGTCACCAACGGCGACAAGACCGCTTCCGGCATCGCGCACGTCTGGCTCGACGGCGTCCGCAAGGCCAGCCTCGACAAGTCCGTGCCGCAGATCGGCGCCCCGACCGCCTGGGCCAAGGGCTACAACGGCAAGGGCGTCAAGATCGCCGTCCTGGACACCGGCATCGACGCGACCCACCCGGACCTCAAGGACCAGGTGATCGCGGCAAAGAACTTCTCCACCTCCGCCGACGCGACCGACAAGTTCGGCCACGGCACCCACGTCGCCTCCATCGCGGCCGGTACCGGCGCGAAGTCGGGCGGCAAGTACAAGGGTGTGGCGCCGGGCGCCAAGCTGCTCAACGGCAAGGTGCTCAGCGACGACGGCTATGGCGAGGACTCGGAGATCCTCGCCGGCATGGAGTGGGCGGCCGAGCAGGGCGCCGACGTCGTCAACCTCAGCCTGGGCGGCGGCGACACCCCGGAGATCGACCCGCTGGAAGCCGAGGTCAACAAGCTCTCGCAGACCAAGGGCATCCTGTTCGCCATCGCCGCCGGCAACGAGGGCGGCTTCGGCGACCAGACCATCGGCTCCCCGGGCTCGGCGGCCTCCGCCCTGACCGTCGGCGCGGTCGACGACAAGGACAAGCTGGCCTCCTTCTCCAGCACCGGCCCCGGCCTCGACGGGCAGATCAAGCCCGACGTGACCGCGCCCGGCGTGGACATCACCGCGGCCGCCGCTCCCGGCAGCCTCATCGACAAGGAGGTCGGCGAGAAGCCGGCCGGCTACCTCACCATCTCCGGTACGTCGATGGCGACCCCGCATGTCGCGGGCGCGGCGGCGATCCTCAAGCAGGAGCACCCGGACTGGGGCTACGCCGAGCTGAAGGGCGCCCTGACGGGCTCCGCCAAGGGCGGCAAGTACACCCCGTTCCAGCAGGGCTCGGGCCGTATCCAGGTCGACAAGGCCATCACGCAGACCGTCGTCGCCGACCCGGTGTCGGTGAGCTTCGGCACCCAGCAGTGGCCGCACACCGACGACAAGCCGGACACCAAGCAGGTGACGTACCGCAACCTCGGTACGAAGGACGTCACGCTGAAGCTGTCGTCGACGGCCACCAACCCGAAGGGCCAGGCCGCTCCGGCCGGCTTCTTCAAGCTGGGCGCCACCACGGTGACGGTCCCGGCGAACGGCGGCAAGGCCTCCGTCGACCTCATCGTCAACACGAAGCTGGGCGGCACGCTCGACGGTGCCTACTCGGCGTACGTGACCGCGACGGGCGGCGGCCAGACCGTCCGCACGGCGGCCGCGGTGCAGCGCGAGGTCGAGTCGTACGACGTCACGCTGAAGGTCCTCGGCCGTGACGGTCAGCCGACCAAGAACTACTCGAGCGACCTGAGCGGTATCTCCGGCCTCGGCAACGGCAAGTGGTACTCGCCGTACGACGAGGACGGCACCGTCACCGTGCGTGTGCCCAAGGGCGGTTACGTCCTCAGCACCACGACCTTCGTGGACCCGGAGGACGTCACCAAGGGCACCGACTGGATGGTCCAGCCGAAGCTGAACGTCACCAAGAGCACGACGGTCACCCTGGACGCGCGCAAGGCCAAGCCGGTCGACATCACCGTGCCGGACGCGGCCGCCAAGTCGGAGTTCGCCTCGCCCGGCTTCCAGATCGAGACGCCCGACGGCGGTTACGGCTTCGGCTGGTTCCTGGACTCGTACACGGGCTTCAACACCGCGCACATCGGTCCGCAGGTGACCGACGGCTCGCTCACCGAGCAGTTCGACGGCCACTGGAGCAAGGGCGCCACCGAGCAGTACGACACCGTCGCCGGCGGCAAGGTCAAGCAGTTCGCCACCGGTTACACCAAGCACTACAAGGCGAGCGAGCTGGCCAAGGTGAAGGTCGGCATGGGCGCGGCGTCGAGCGGCAAGAAGGGCTCGATCAACGCCGTGGGCTGGCTGCCCGGCTCCTTCTCCGCCTCCTCGATGGGGATCCAGCAGACCCTGCCGGGCACCCGCACCCTGCACCTGTCCACCCTCAGCGGTGTGAAGTGGCAGATGGACTTCGAGCAGACCGGCGGCGTCGACCAGGACGGCTTCCCGGTCTCCGAGGCGTACTACACCCTCGGTGCCGCCCAGTCCTTCAAGGGCGGCAAGTCGTACGGGAAGACCTTCAACACCGCGGTCTTCGGTCCGCATCTCAACGCCGACTTCGGTCTGTACCGCGACGGCAACGAGATCTTCGGCTACCTCCCGCTGTTCGCGGACAGCAACAGCCACGCCGGTTCCTCGGTGTTCACCTCGGTGAACACCACGCTGTACAAGAACGGCGTCAAGGTCGGCTCGAACGACGACCCGCTGTTCGGCGAGAAGACGTTCAAGGTCCCGGCCGGCCAGGCCTCGTACAAGCTGACGACCTCGGTCAAGCGCAGTGTCAAGGTCGCGGCGGCCTCCACCCGGATCGACGCCAGCTGGACGTTCGCGTCCAAGAAGACGGCAGACCTCACCAAGCTGCCCGCCTCCATGGTCCGCTTCAACGCGGCCACGGGTCTGGACAGCCGTGTCGAGGCCGGTAAGACGGTCAAGATCCCGCTGACCGTCGAGGGTTCCGCCAAGGGCTCCAACCTGAAGTCCCTCGCGGTGTACGTGTCGTACGACTACGGCCAGACCTGGAAGAAGGTCACGGTCTCGGGCGGCAAGATCACCGTGAAGAACCCGGCGAAGGGGAAGGCCATCTCCTTCCACGCCAAGATCGCCGACAAGAAGGGCAACAAGTCGACGATCTCGATCTACAACGCGTACTACGCGAAGTGA
- a CDS encoding group II truncated hemoglobin: MTTETVEYIRYRIPEDRSAEFLSAYTHAATQLAAAPQCVDYELARCEEDFEHFVLRITWTSTEDHLEGFRTSELFPDFLAEIRPYIENIEEMRHYKPTTVRGRGAAVPTLFAWAGGAEAFGRLTTVFYEKVLADDLLAPVFAGLAPEHAEHVALWLAEVFGGPAAYSETQGGHGHMVAKHLGRDITEQQRRRWVNLIQDAADEAGLPTDAEFRSAFLAYVEWGTRLAVHFSGPDAKPPAEQPVPKWNWGAAPPYQG, from the coding sequence ATGACCACAGAGACCGTCGAGTACATCCGCTACCGCATCCCGGAAGACCGCTCGGCGGAGTTCCTGTCCGCCTACACGCACGCCGCGACCCAGCTGGCGGCGGCCCCGCAGTGCGTCGACTACGAACTGGCGCGCTGCGAGGAGGACTTCGAGCACTTCGTCCTGCGCATCACCTGGACCTCCACCGAGGACCACCTGGAGGGCTTCCGCACGTCGGAGCTGTTCCCGGACTTCCTCGCCGAGATCCGGCCGTACATCGAGAACATCGAGGAGATGCGCCACTACAAACCGACGACGGTCCGCGGCCGGGGCGCCGCCGTCCCGACCCTGTTCGCATGGGCGGGCGGCGCGGAGGCCTTCGGTCGGCTCACCACGGTGTTCTACGAGAAGGTCCTCGCCGACGATCTCCTGGCCCCGGTGTTCGCGGGGCTGGCCCCCGAGCACGCCGAGCACGTGGCCCTCTGGCTCGCGGAGGTCTTCGGCGGTCCGGCCGCCTACTCCGAGACCCAGGGCGGCCACGGCCACATGGTCGCCAAGCACCTGGGCCGGGACATCACCGAGCAGCAGCGCCGCCGCTGGGTGAACCTCATCCAGGACGCGGCCGACGAGGCCGGCCTGCCCACCGACGCGGAGTTCCGCTCGGCGTTCCTCGCCTACGTGGAGTGGGGCACCCGGCTCGCGGTCCACTTCTCAGGACCGGACGCCAAGCCACCCGCGGAGCAGCCGGTGCCGAAGTGGAACTGGGGAGCGGCGCCGCCGTACCAGGGCTGA
- the hutH gene encoding histidine ammonia-lyase produces the protein MHTVVVGTSGVTASDVLAVARDGARVELSEEAVAALAAARGIVDALAAKPEPVYGVSTGFGALATRHISQELRAQLQRNIVRSHAAGMGPRVEREVVRALMFLRLKTVCSGHTGVRPEVAQTMAAVLNAGITPVVHEYGSLGCSGDLAPLSHCALTLMGEGDAEGPDGVVRPAGELLAEHGIEPVELREKEGLALLNGTDGMLGMLVMALADLDMLYKSADITAALSLEALLGTDKVLAPELHAIRPHPGQGASAANMLAVLQGSELTGHHQDDAPRVQDAYSVRCAPQVAGAGRDTMAHARLVAERELASAVDNPVVLPDGRVESNGNFHGAPVAYVLDFLAIAVADLASIAERRTDRLLDKNRSHGLPPFLADDAGVDSGLMIAQYTQAALVSELKRLAVPASADSIPSSAMQEDHVSMGWSAARKLRTAVDNLTRVLAVELYAASRAVELREGLSPAPATQAVISAVRKAGVEGPGPDRFLAPDLAAADVFVREGRLVSAVEAVTGPLL, from the coding sequence ATGCACACTGTGGTGGTGGGGACGTCCGGGGTCACCGCGTCCGACGTCCTTGCCGTGGCACGAGACGGTGCCCGCGTCGAGCTCTCCGAGGAGGCGGTCGCCGCTCTGGCCGCGGCCCGCGGCATCGTGGACGCCCTCGCGGCCAAGCCCGAGCCCGTCTACGGCGTCAGCACCGGTTTCGGTGCCCTCGCGACCCGGCACATCAGCCAGGAGCTCCGCGCCCAACTGCAGCGCAACATCGTCCGTTCGCACGCCGCGGGGATGGGGCCGCGGGTGGAGCGGGAAGTCGTCCGGGCGCTGATGTTCCTGCGGCTCAAGACCGTCTGCTCGGGACACACGGGGGTGCGGCCCGAGGTCGCGCAGACCATGGCCGCCGTGCTCAACGCCGGGATCACGCCGGTGGTCCACGAGTACGGTTCGCTCGGCTGCTCCGGCGATCTCGCGCCGCTGTCCCACTGTGCCCTCACGCTCATGGGGGAGGGGGACGCCGAGGGGCCCGACGGTGTGGTCCGGCCTGCCGGTGAGCTGCTCGCCGAGCACGGGATCGAGCCTGTCGAGCTGCGGGAGAAGGAGGGGCTCGCCCTTCTCAACGGCACCGACGGCATGCTCGGGATGCTGGTCATGGCGCTCGCCGATCTGGACATGCTCTACAAGTCCGCCGACATCACCGCCGCCCTGTCCTTGGAGGCCCTGCTCGGTACCGACAAGGTGCTCGCTCCCGAACTGCACGCCATCCGGCCGCATCCGGGGCAGGGGGCCTCCGCCGCCAACATGCTGGCCGTGCTGCAGGGTTCGGAGCTCACCGGGCATCACCAGGACGACGCGCCCCGGGTCCAGGACGCCTACTCCGTGCGCTGCGCGCCGCAGGTCGCCGGGGCCGGGCGGGACACCATGGCGCATGCGCGGCTGGTGGCGGAGAGGGAGTTGGCGTCCGCGGTCGACAACCCCGTCGTCCTGCCGGACGGTCGCGTCGAGTCCAACGGCAACTTCCATGGCGCGCCCGTCGCTTACGTCCTCGACTTCCTCGCCATCGCCGTCGCCGATCTCGCGTCGATCGCCGAGCGGCGCACCGACCGGCTGCTCGACAAGAACCGGTCCCACGGGCTGCCGCCGTTCCTCGCGGACGACGCCGGCGTCGACTCCGGACTGATGATCGCCCAGTACACGCAGGCCGCGCTGGTCAGCGAGTTGAAGCGGCTGGCCGTACCGGCGTCCGCGGACTCGATCCCCTCGTCCGCGATGCAGGAGGACCACGTCTCGATGGGGTGGTCGGCCGCGCGCAAGCTGCGCACCGCCGTCGACAACCTCACCCGGGTCCTCGCCGTCGAGCTCTACGCCGCCTCGCGCGCCGTCGAGCTGCGCGAGGGCCTGAGCCCGGCGCCGGCCACGCAGGCCGTCATCAGCGCCGTACGCAAGGCGGGTGTCGAGGGTCCCGGTCCCGACCGGTTCCTGGCGCCCGACCTCGCCGCGGCCGACGTGTTCGTACGGGAGGGACGGCTGGTGTCGGCGGTGGAGGCCGTCACCGGGCCGCTGCTGTAA
- a CDS encoding ABC transporter ATP-binding protein yields the protein MYELRGVTKRYTRGKDTVDALAGVDLTIADGDRLVIQGPTGGGKSTLLQMLGGLDKPTEGEVVLDGTDLAKLSEARLTKVRSENIGFVFQSFNLIPTLTAQENVETALVPLGVKVKERRERAAEALTSVGLGERLRHLPSELSGGQQQRVAIARALVKQPKVLLADEPTGNLDESMRDEIMDVLERMWKELGLTFIMVTHDSAIAKKAPRLATIRKGRITVKENAAS from the coding sequence ATGTACGAACTCAGAGGCGTCACCAAGCGCTACACCCGAGGCAAGGACACCGTCGACGCGCTCGCCGGTGTCGACCTCACCATCGCCGACGGGGACCGTCTCGTCATCCAGGGCCCCACGGGCGGCGGCAAGTCCACCCTGCTCCAGATGCTCGGCGGACTGGACAAGCCCACGGAGGGCGAAGTCGTGCTCGACGGCACCGACTTGGCCAAGCTGTCGGAGGCCAGGCTCACCAAGGTTCGGAGCGAGAACATCGGCTTCGTCTTCCAGTCCTTCAACCTCATCCCCACCCTCACCGCCCAGGAGAACGTGGAGACCGCCCTCGTACCCCTCGGCGTGAAGGTGAAGGAGCGACGGGAGCGGGCGGCCGAGGCCCTCACCTCCGTCGGGCTCGGGGAGCGCCTGAGGCATCTGCCCTCCGAGCTGTCCGGCGGCCAGCAGCAGCGCGTCGCCATCGCCCGCGCCCTCGTCAAGCAGCCGAAGGTGCTCCTCGCCGACGAACCCACCGGCAACCTCGACGAGTCGATGCGCGACGAGATCATGGACGTACTCGAACGCATGTGGAAGGAGCTGGGGCTGACCTTCATCATGGTCACCCACGACTCCGCCATCGCGAAGAAGGCCCCGCGTCTCGCCACGATCCGCAAGGGCAGGATCACGGTGAAGGAGAACGCCGCCTCCTGA
- a CDS encoding helix-turn-helix transcriptional regulator has translation MDDMAEDLPGGRSLDRRAELSEFLRTRRARLKPEDVGLPDFGRHRRVPGLRREELSQLAGVSVAYYTRLEQGNGRNVSAEVLDAIARALRLTDAERAHLTHLAKPKQHKKKTTARTEQVRGSIRQLLDSIDVPAYVSGRRSDIVAWNRMAAAVFGDWSELPAEERNWARMIFLRPEYQDLFVPWEQKASDVVSYLRMDAGCHPDDPRLSALVGELSVKSEEFRRLWATHDVKEKSFGVKQLRHPLVGELTLNFESFPLSDGTEQALITYHAEPGSPSAEALRLLASWGADATRAGESARS, from the coding sequence ATGGACGACATGGCCGAGGATCTGCCCGGAGGCCGCTCACTGGACCGGCGCGCCGAGCTCAGCGAGTTTCTGCGCACCCGGCGGGCCCGGCTGAAGCCGGAGGACGTGGGGCTGCCGGACTTCGGGCGGCACCGCAGGGTACCGGGGCTGCGCCGCGAGGAACTGTCGCAGCTGGCGGGCGTCTCGGTGGCGTACTACACGCGCCTGGAGCAGGGCAACGGGCGCAACGTCTCGGCGGAGGTCCTGGACGCCATCGCCCGCGCGCTCCGGCTGACCGACGCCGAGCGCGCGCACCTCACGCATCTGGCGAAGCCCAAACAGCACAAGAAGAAGACCACCGCGCGCACCGAGCAGGTGCGTGGGTCGATCCGGCAACTGCTGGACTCGATCGACGTCCCGGCGTACGTCTCGGGGCGGCGGTCGGACATCGTCGCCTGGAACCGGATGGCGGCGGCGGTCTTCGGGGACTGGTCGGAGCTCCCGGCGGAGGAGCGGAACTGGGCCCGGATGATCTTCCTGCGGCCGGAGTACCAGGACCTGTTCGTGCCGTGGGAGCAGAAGGCCAGCGACGTGGTCAGCTATCTGCGCATGGACGCCGGCTGCCATCCCGACGATCCGCGGTTGTCCGCCCTGGTCGGCGAGCTCTCCGTGAAGAGTGAGGAGTTCCGGCGTCTGTGGGCCACTCACGACGTCAAGGAGAAGAGCTTCGGCGTCAAGCAGCTCCGCCACCCGCTGGTCGGTGAACTGACCCTGAACTTCGAGTCGTTCCCCCTGTCCGACGGCACCGAGCAGGCCCTGATCACCTACCACGCGGAACCGGGCTCCCCGTCGGCGGAGGCGCTGCGGCTGCTGGCGAGCTGGGGCGCCGACGCGACCCGGGCGGGCGAGTCCGCGCGCTCCTGA
- a CDS encoding L,D-transpeptidase, producing MEKRVMTVSKRRRGLTVASALLGGVLVLSACSGGDDSSSSGSGGDTSQAKADEAAAKKSSQAEIKITPKDGTDNASINNSAAVTVSKGTLTDVTMTTTDGTKIAGELSADKTSWKPDTQLERSTTYKVAAEAKDTDGLVAHENASFTTVSPANSFIGNFTPEDGSTVGVGMPVSINFDKAISNKAAVQKGITVSSSSGQEVVGHWFNANRIDFRPEDYWKENSTVTLKLALDGVEGASGVYGVQQKTVTFKIGRNQVSYVDAKTKQMKITHNGQTIKTIPISAGSPENKTYEGVMVMSEKFKETRMNGATVGFTDDDGKGEYDIKDVPHAIRLTNSGTFVHGNYWGAKSVFGNVNTSHGCVGLSDTKGANDTGTAGYWFYTHSIVGDVVVVSNTGDKTVAPDNGLNGWNLNWADWKAGSAV from the coding sequence ATGGAGAAGCGTGTGATGACGGTCAGTAAGCGGCGCAGGGGCCTGACGGTCGCGTCCGCACTGCTCGGCGGGGTGCTGGTGCTCTCGGCCTGTTCCGGTGGCGACGACTCCTCCTCGAGCGGTAGCGGCGGCGACACCTCGCAGGCCAAGGCCGACGAAGCGGCGGCCAAGAAGAGCTCCCAGGCCGAGATCAAGATCACGCCCAAGGACGGCACGGACAACGCCTCCATCAACAACTCCGCCGCCGTCACCGTGAGCAAGGGCACGCTCACCGACGTGACGATGACGACGACCGACGGCACGAAGATCGCCGGCGAGCTGTCCGCCGACAAGACCAGCTGGAAGCCCGACACCCAGCTGGAGCGCTCCACGACCTACAAGGTCGCCGCGGAGGCCAAGGACACCGACGGGCTCGTGGCCCACGAGAACGCCTCGTTCACGACGGTCTCCCCGGCCAACAGCTTCATAGGCAACTTCACGCCGGAGGACGGCTCGACGGTCGGCGTGGGCATGCCGGTGTCGATCAATTTCGACAAGGCGATCAGCAACAAGGCGGCCGTCCAGAAGGGCATCACCGTCTCCTCCAGCAGCGGTCAGGAGGTCGTCGGGCACTGGTTCAACGCCAACCGCATCGACTTCCGCCCCGAGGACTACTGGAAGGAGAACTCCACCGTCACGCTGAAGCTCGCGCTCGACGGTGTCGAGGGCGCCTCCGGTGTCTACGGCGTCCAGCAGAAGACGGTCACGTTCAAGATCGGCCGCAACCAGGTCTCGTACGTCGACGCCAAGACCAAGCAGATGAAGATCACGCACAACGGCCAGACGATCAAGACCATCCCGATCTCGGCCGGTTCGCCGGAGAACAAGACGTACGAAGGCGTCATGGTGATGTCCGAGAAGTTCAAGGAGACGCGCATGAACGGCGCGACCGTGGGCTTCACCGACGACGACGGCAAGGGCGAGTACGACATCAAGGACGTGCCGCACGCCATCCGGCTCACCAACTCCGGCACGTTCGTGCACGGCAACTACTGGGGCGCCAAGTCCGTCTTCGGCAACGTGAACACCAGCCACGGCTGCGTGGGCCTGTCCGACACCAAGGGCGCCAACGACACCGGCACGGCGGGCTACTGGTTCTACACCCACTCGATCGTCGGCGACGTGGTGGTCGTCTCCAACACCGGCGACAAGACGGTGGCCCCGGACAACGGCCTCAACGGCTGGAACCTGAACTGGGCGGACTGGAAGGCGGGGTCGGCGGTCTGA